In Rhodococcus sp. OK302, one genomic interval encodes:
- a CDS encoding acyl-CoA synthetase, with translation MTLNVADLFEAVADAIPDRTPLILEGQRFTYRELELRANRLAHHLQSVGVEPGQHVGIHMRNCAEYVEALLACMKIRAVPINVNFRYTDVELEYVYTNSKMVALLVESEFAPLARAVVSKCPAIQNILVVGDEYESALAAASDLRDFGPRSGDDHFVIYTGGTTGMPKGVVWRQEDFYLAALGGANFGGPPLLSVEEVVAAAVANTNPVVLLLIPPLMHGAAIYSLLAAFLMAAPRVLTRGFDPADVPRLIEAEKISGITVVGDAIARPIADAIAASDGKYDLSTLKMIGSGGALFSLNLKEELKARFPGLVIKDTFGASESGHDGVLEFGEDGIRRIRSNPNMILVDDEFRRIEPGSDTVGYIARVGHVPLAYFEDPVKSAATFPVVDGVRMAVPGDMGTIEADGSIVLLGRGSMCINSGGEKIYPEEVEQALKTHPAVFDALVAGAPDARFGEKVAAVVQVRPGFEDVELNDLSEHCRIHVAGYKIPRSIVLVPEILRSPSGKADYRWAKETLAETSSLACS, from the coding sequence ATGACCCTGAACGTGGCCGATCTGTTCGAGGCTGTGGCCGATGCAATTCCTGATCGCACGCCGCTGATTCTCGAGGGTCAACGTTTCACCTATCGAGAACTCGAACTACGGGCCAACCGATTGGCGCATCACCTTCAGTCCGTCGGCGTCGAACCGGGGCAGCACGTCGGAATTCACATGCGGAACTGTGCGGAATACGTTGAGGCGCTGTTGGCTTGCATGAAGATCAGGGCCGTTCCGATCAACGTCAATTTCCGCTACACCGACGTCGAACTCGAGTACGTCTACACCAACTCGAAGATGGTGGCACTGCTGGTCGAGAGCGAGTTCGCACCGCTTGCACGTGCAGTCGTCTCAAAATGCCCAGCGATTCAGAACATTCTTGTCGTGGGGGACGAGTACGAAAGCGCCCTGGCTGCGGCGTCCGACCTACGGGATTTCGGTCCTCGCTCCGGCGACGATCATTTTGTCATCTACACGGGTGGCACGACGGGCATGCCCAAGGGCGTTGTCTGGCGCCAGGAAGATTTCTACCTCGCGGCACTCGGCGGCGCGAACTTCGGTGGTCCGCCGCTTCTCAGTGTCGAAGAAGTGGTTGCTGCAGCCGTTGCGAACACCAACCCTGTTGTGCTCCTGCTCATTCCGCCGCTCATGCACGGCGCCGCCATCTACTCACTTCTTGCCGCATTCCTGATGGCAGCGCCACGAGTGCTGACCCGAGGCTTCGATCCGGCTGACGTACCCCGACTCATTGAAGCTGAGAAGATCTCCGGAATCACGGTTGTCGGCGACGCCATCGCCCGTCCCATCGCCGATGCGATCGCGGCATCGGATGGCAAATACGATCTCTCGACGCTGAAGATGATCGGATCCGGCGGCGCGCTGTTCTCTTTGAACCTCAAGGAAGAATTGAAGGCCCGGTTCCCCGGCTTGGTCATCAAGGACACATTCGGCGCTTCCGAATCCGGCCATGACGGCGTCCTCGAATTCGGTGAGGACGGAATTCGACGAATTCGCTCCAACCCCAACATGATTCTGGTCGACGACGAGTTCCGTCGCATCGAGCCGGGATCCGACACCGTCGGCTACATCGCGAGGGTCGGGCATGTTCCCCTCGCTTACTTCGAAGATCCGGTGAAATCTGCCGCGACATTCCCCGTCGTCGACGGCGTCCGGATGGCTGTGCCCGGAGACATGGGCACGATCGAAGCAGACGGTTCGATCGTGCTGCTGGGCCGCGGTTCCATGTGCATCAACTCCGGCGGGGAGAAGATTTACCCCGAAGAGGTTGAGCAGGCACTGAAAACCCATCCAGCGGTTTTCGACGCTCTGGTTGCAGGGGCTCCCGACGCGCGATTCGGTGAAAAAGTTGCGGCCGTCGTTCAGGTCCGTCCTGGCTTCGAAGACGTCGAGCTCAATGACCTGTCCGAGCATTGCCGTATTCATGTCGCGGGGTACAAGATTCCGCGTTCGATCGTGCTGGTTCCGGAAATTCTGCGCTCCCCGAGCGGTAAAGCCGACTACCGCTGGGCGAAGGAAACCCTCGCGGAGACATCGTCGCTGGCGTGTAGCTGA
- a CDS encoding wax ester/triacylglycerol synthase domain-containing protein produces the protein MPRNQLTSVDYELIGANVENRSTDVLTIFLFDSGTSIPLGKSELLEFLGDRASKIPELRWTLTRVPGRLNFPYWIDTTPFDIADHVEDDTEISSWEGVFQYFSEIAAQIVDPYKCLWRLHVIRGIRDAPGVQGEATAVILKASHALGDGRVYKAIVQALFSSTPLPEFVPELTAPNPWRLSLTGLLATPRQYVRAFRALPETRKYDAPNSGGGAVTFSGKRSAAAINLDLKQIRDVKGFWPGATVTSIAQAIISFSLEERFGDKSPRSMQVMSGAPADADVRGQNHMGCYHIDLAMDKEDPADRIVAITENNVKGKAGFPDAYRAVRALQDALPAIAVNPKLASEPKLGTVASSVNRGPATMTLGDSTIVLTASFPYVSPRSPFNHGIYSVGDVLTISVMSGTPDAGDIREYAAILEENAARVLACLEKQKTR, from the coding sequence ATGCCCAGGAACCAACTGACTTCGGTTGACTACGAATTGATCGGGGCCAATGTCGAAAACAGATCGACGGATGTTCTGACGATCTTCTTGTTCGATTCGGGTACGTCGATTCCTTTGGGTAAGTCGGAGTTACTGGAATTTCTCGGGGATCGAGCGTCGAAGATACCTGAATTGCGATGGACGCTCACCCGGGTTCCCGGCAGATTGAATTTTCCGTACTGGATCGACACGACACCGTTCGACATCGCCGATCATGTCGAGGATGACACCGAAATATCCTCCTGGGAAGGTGTTTTCCAATACTTCAGCGAGATTGCCGCACAGATCGTCGACCCCTACAAATGCCTCTGGCGACTGCATGTCATTCGAGGGATTCGTGACGCGCCTGGCGTGCAGGGTGAAGCCACCGCAGTGATTTTGAAGGCGTCACATGCGTTGGGTGACGGTCGTGTGTATAAAGCGATTGTTCAGGCTCTGTTCTCGTCGACGCCTCTTCCGGAGTTTGTTCCGGAACTGACAGCGCCCAACCCGTGGAGGTTGTCGCTCACAGGACTTCTCGCCACTCCGCGACAATATGTCCGCGCATTTCGCGCATTGCCGGAGACCAGGAAATACGATGCCCCCAATTCCGGTGGCGGCGCTGTGACGTTTTCGGGCAAGCGGTCAGCCGCCGCAATCAACCTCGACTTGAAGCAGATTCGAGACGTCAAGGGATTCTGGCCGGGAGCGACGGTCACCAGCATCGCCCAGGCAATTATTTCTTTTTCGTTGGAAGAGCGTTTCGGCGACAAGAGTCCGCGGTCCATGCAAGTGATGTCCGGAGCGCCGGCCGACGCCGATGTGCGCGGACAAAACCACATGGGTTGCTATCACATCGATTTGGCGATGGACAAGGAAGATCCCGCGGACCGAATCGTTGCCATCACGGAAAACAATGTGAAGGGCAAAGCCGGATTTCCCGACGCTTACCGAGCAGTGCGTGCGCTGCAAGACGCACTTCCGGCAATCGCAGTCAATCCGAAGCTCGCGAGTGAGCCGAAATTGGGGACTGTCGCGAGCAGTGTCAATCGCGGCCCGGCCACCATGACTCTGGGTGATTCCACAATCGTGCTGACCGCATCATTTCCATACGTGTCACCGCGGAGTCCGTTCAATCACGGAATTTATTCGGTAGGTGATGTGCTCACGATTTCGGTGATGAGCGGCACTCCGGATGCCGGCGATATCCGCGAATACGCGGCGATTCTGGAGGAAAACGCAGCCCGCGTGTTGGCGTGTCTCGAGAAGCAGAAGACTCGCTAA
- a CDS encoding metallophosphoesterase yields the protein MSDQFRTNLTRTALGAAGVAALGIGYASGIERNAFALREVTMPVLAPGSSSLRVLHLSDLHMMPNQRLKQNWLRELESLDPDLVVNTGDNLSHQRSVPAVVQALGDLLARPGLFVFGSNDYFAPKPKNPLSYIFDKKKRITGDPLPWGDLRAAFTERGWLDVTHVRRELEVSGIKIATAGVDDPHLKRDRYDTISGPPNPLADLKLGLTHSPEPRVLDRFADDGYDLVLAGHTHGGQLCLPFYGALVTNCELDRSRVKGPSKWGAHTQLHVSAGIGTSPWAPVRFCCRPEATLLTLIPAPRREPEHSSARSDAQSQAPVLRN from the coding sequence GTGTCTGACCAGTTCCGCACCAATCTGACCCGCACCGCACTTGGTGCCGCGGGCGTCGCTGCACTCGGAATCGGGTACGCATCCGGCATCGAACGCAATGCTTTTGCATTGCGTGAGGTGACAATGCCTGTACTCGCACCGGGTTCGTCCTCGCTACGGGTTCTCCACCTCAGCGATCTGCACATGATGCCGAACCAGAGGTTGAAGCAGAACTGGCTTCGCGAACTCGAGAGCCTCGATCCTGACCTCGTCGTGAACACGGGTGACAACCTGTCGCATCAGCGCAGTGTCCCCGCAGTTGTGCAGGCGCTCGGCGACCTTCTTGCACGTCCCGGCCTATTTGTCTTCGGCAGCAACGATTACTTCGCTCCGAAGCCGAAGAACCCGCTGAGCTACATCTTCGACAAGAAGAAGCGCATCACCGGAGATCCCCTGCCCTGGGGAGACCTGCGTGCGGCCTTCACCGAACGCGGCTGGCTCGACGTCACGCACGTACGACGCGAACTCGAAGTATCGGGCATCAAAATCGCAACAGCAGGTGTCGACGATCCGCATCTCAAGCGTGATCGCTACGACACCATCTCCGGGCCACCCAATCCGCTGGCTGATTTGAAACTCGGTTTGACACACTCCCCGGAACCTCGCGTACTCGATCGGTTTGCGGACGACGGTTATGACTTGGTTCTCGCCGGCCATACGCACGGTGGGCAACTGTGCCTGCCGTTCTACGGCGCATTGGTGACCAACTGCGAGTTGGACCGCTCACGGGTCAAGGGGCCATCCAAGTGGGGCGCTCACACCCAATTGCACGTCTCCGCGGGAATCGGAACGTCGCCGTGGGCACCGGTGCGATTCTGCTGCCGTCCCGAGGCAACTTTGTTGACGTTGATTCCTGCGCCGAGGCGTGAACCGGAACACTCGTCGGCACGCAGTGATGCGCAGTCACAAGCACCAGTTTTACGCAACTGA
- a CDS encoding GatB/YqeY domain-containing protein, which produces MSDTTATLKDTLRTDMVASMKAKDPLRTATLRMLMAAVQTEEVAGKEARVLTDEEIIKVLAKESKKRGEAAEIYTENGRGELAAKERAEAQIIDEYLPTPLTDAELVDVVDTAMAQVSEELGERPGMRQMGQVIKAANALAKGKADGARISSAVKSRL; this is translated from the coding sequence ATGTCCGACACGACAGCAACGCTCAAAGACACCCTCCGTACCGACATGGTCGCATCCATGAAGGCAAAGGATCCGCTCCGCACCGCCACCCTCCGGATGCTCATGGCAGCAGTCCAGACCGAAGAGGTTGCCGGCAAGGAAGCACGGGTTCTCACCGACGAAGAAATCATCAAGGTTCTTGCCAAGGAATCGAAGAAGCGCGGAGAAGCCGCCGAAATTTACACCGAGAACGGCCGCGGTGAACTCGCCGCGAAAGAGCGCGCAGAAGCTCAGATCATCGACGAGTACCTGCCGACGCCGTTGACCGACGCAGAACTCGTCGACGTCGTCGATACCGCGATGGCTCAGGTATCCGAGGAACTCGGTGAGCGTCCGGGGATGCGTCAGATGGGCCAGGTCATCAAGGCGGCCAACGCTTTGGCCAAGGGCAAGGCGGACGGCGCACGTATCTCTTCTGCCGTGAAGTCGCGTCTGTAA
- a CDS encoding WhiB family transcriptional regulator, translating to MYTATPSSRLDVEQAEARIAWVTQARCREVDPDQLFVRGAAQRKAATICRHCPVLMQCGADALDNRVEFGVWGGMTERQRRALLKQHPDVDSWSEFFEGQRQQHSAV from the coding sequence ATGTACACAGCCACCCCGAGTAGCCGTTTGGACGTCGAGCAAGCAGAGGCTCGCATTGCCTGGGTAACCCAGGCACGTTGCCGTGAGGTAGACCCCGATCAGCTATTTGTCCGTGGTGCTGCGCAGCGCAAGGCAGCAACTATCTGTCGGCATTGCCCCGTCCTCATGCAGTGCGGCGCCGACGCCCTCGACAATCGCGTCGAATTCGGGGTCTGGGGCGGCATGACTGAGCGTCAGCGACGCGCTCTCCTCAAGCAGCACCCCGACGTCGACTCCTGGTCCGAATTCTTCGAAGGCCAGCGTCAGCAGCATTCCGCAGTCTGA
- a CDS encoding ArsA family ATPase yields MNSSGRTGRRSAPVLDISAIINDPTSRIVVCCGAGGVGKTTTAASLALRAAEQGRRVVVLTIDPARRLAQALGVEELGNTPQPVKLGPEATGELHAMMLNMRRTFDEMVIEHSSPEKAEQILANPFYQTVATSFSGTQEYMAMEKLGQLASDDKWDLVIVDTPPSRNALDFLDAPQRLGTFLDGRMIRLLSAPGRGLTRLVAGAMGLALKGVSTIVGSAMLSDASAFVQSLDSMFGGFRERATKTYELLRQPGTHFLVIAAAEPDALREAAFFVDRLAGDSMPLAGLVLNRTHPTLTALPADHAVTAADKLEAEENPTDAEELTAAVLRIHAHRAVIAKREVGLLSRFTAAHPRVPLIGVPSLPFEVSDLEALRAVGDQLTRKG; encoded by the coding sequence ATGAACAGCAGTGGCCGCACCGGGCGTCGCAGTGCCCCGGTGCTCGACATTTCCGCGATCATCAACGATCCGACGTCACGAATCGTGGTGTGCTGCGGCGCGGGCGGCGTCGGGAAGACCACGACGGCGGCGTCGTTGGCGCTGAGGGCAGCGGAGCAAGGTCGACGCGTCGTCGTCCTCACGATCGATCCGGCGAGGCGTCTGGCGCAAGCACTCGGCGTCGAGGAACTCGGCAACACACCACAACCGGTGAAGCTCGGACCGGAGGCCACCGGCGAGTTACACGCGATGATGCTGAACATGCGTCGCACCTTCGATGAGATGGTGATCGAGCATTCCAGCCCGGAAAAGGCCGAGCAGATCCTGGCGAACCCCTTTTACCAAACCGTTGCCACATCGTTCTCCGGAACTCAGGAGTACATGGCAATGGAGAAGTTGGGGCAGCTCGCGTCGGACGACAAATGGGATCTCGTTATCGTCGATACACCTCCGTCACGGAATGCACTCGATTTCCTCGACGCGCCGCAGCGGCTCGGTACGTTCCTCGACGGACGCATGATCCGCCTTCTTTCCGCACCCGGGCGCGGCCTGACCAGGCTGGTAGCGGGTGCCATGGGATTGGCGCTCAAGGGTGTGTCGACGATTGTGGGCAGCGCGATGCTTTCCGACGCGTCGGCGTTCGTTCAATCGCTGGATTCGATGTTCGGCGGTTTCCGAGAGCGCGCCACCAAGACCTACGAACTCCTTCGCCAGCCTGGCACCCATTTCTTGGTGATCGCTGCTGCGGAACCTGATGCGCTGCGGGAGGCTGCATTCTTTGTCGATCGACTAGCTGGTGATTCGATGCCGTTGGCGGGGTTGGTGTTGAACCGAACGCACCCGACCCTGACGGCTCTACCAGCAGATCATGCGGTGACGGCTGCCGACAAGCTCGAGGCCGAGGAGAATCCGACCGACGCGGAGGAATTGACGGCGGCGGTCTTGCGTATTCACGCTCATCGCGCGGTTATTGCAAAGCGCGAGGTGGGGTTGCTCAGCCGATTCACCGCAGCGCATCCACGGGTTCCGTTGATCGGTGTTCCGTCGTTGCCGTTCGAGGTTTCCGACCTCGAAGCCTTGCGCGCTGTGGGTGATCAGCTCACCCGCAAGGGTTAG